A genomic stretch from Lathyrus oleraceus cultivar Zhongwan6 chromosome 2, CAAS_Psat_ZW6_1.0, whole genome shotgun sequence includes:
- the LOC127118116 gene encoding protein trichome birefringence-like 33, which translates to MQIMKPPFSPSSSIIRNKGRFSTYLFTLLAFIIFVTILYGEDFMCIFGQQLQNYSNQDKIYSTAERVKKHVKVPFAVGKTEEGCDIFSGRWVWDEVSRPLYEESECPYIQPQLTCQEHGRPDKDYQHWRWQPHGCDLPKFNASLMLETLRGKRMMFVGDSLNRGQYVSFVCLLHRLIPEDAKSMETFDSLTVFTAKEYNATIEFYWAPFLLESNSDNAVTHRISDRVVRKGSINKHGRNWKGVDILVFNTYLWWMTGLKMKILLGSFDDEVLEIVTTSTEDAYRMAMKSMLRWVRLNMDPKKTRVFFTSMSPSHGKSIDWGGEPGGNCYNETKLISNSTYWGSDCRKSIMQVIDEVLSKTKVPITFLNITQLSNYRRDAHTSIYKKQWSPLTQEQLDNPVSYADCVHWCLPGLQDNWNELLFAKLFYP; encoded by the exons ATGCAAATAATGAAGCCACCATTCTCACCTTCTTCCTCCATCATTCGAAACAAAGGTCGTTTCTCCACTTACCTTTTCACCCTTCTAGCTTTCATCATCTTTGTTACTATTCTCTATGGTGAAGATTTCATGTGCATCTTTGGTCAACAACTTCAAAACTACTCTAACCAAGACAAAATCTACTCCACAGCTG AGAGGGTGAAGAAGCATGTGAAAGTGCCGTTTGCGGTGGGGAAAACAGAAGAAGGGTGTGATATATTCAGTGGAAGATGGGTTTGGGATGAGGTGAGTCGACCGTTGTACGAGGAATCGGAGTGTCCGTACATACAACCACAGTTGACTTGTCAAGAACATGGGAGGCCCGACAAAGATTATCAACATTGGAGATGGCAACCGCATGGTTGCGATCTTCCTAA ATTTAATGCAAGCTTGATGCTTGAAACACTTCGTGGAAAGAGGATGATGTTTGTTGGAGACTCTCTCAACCGTGGTCAATATGTTTCTTTTGTATGCCTTCTCCATCGACTCATTCCTGAAGATGCCAAATCCATGGAAACCTTTGATTCACTCACTGTTTTCACAGCAAAA GAATACAATGCAACAATTGAGTTCTATTGGGCACCATTTCTTCTAGAATCAAACTCAGATAATGCTGTAACTCATAGGATATCTGATAGAGTTGTAAGAAAAGGCTCAATCAATAAGCATGGTCGAAATTGGAAAGGTGTTGATATTTTAGTATTCAACACTTATCTTTGGTGGATGACCGGTTTGAAGATGAAGATCTT ACTTGGATCATTTGATGATGAAGTACTAGAGATTGTGACAACTTCAACAGAAGATGCTTATCGAATGGCTATGAAAAGTATGCTTAGATGGGTGAGATTGAATATGGATCCAAAGAAAACTAGAGTCTTCTTCACTAGCATGTCGCCTTCTCATGGAAA GAGTATAGATTGGGGAGGTGAACCAGGAGGAAACTGTTACAATGAAACAAAATTGATTAGTAATTCAACATATTGGGGTTCAGATTGTAGAAAGAGTATAATGCAAGTAATTGATGAAGTGTTGAGCAAAACAAAAGTTCCAATTACATTTCTCAACATCACACAGCTCTCAAATTACAGAAGAGATGCACACACTTCAATATACAAGAAGCAATGGAGCCCTTTAACTCAAGAGCAATTAGATAATCCTGTAAGCTATGCTGATTGTGTTCATTGGTGTTTACCTGGTCTTCAAGATAATTGGAATGAACTTTTGTTTGCCAAGTTGTTTTATCCTTGA